Proteins found in one Aethina tumida isolate Nest 87 chromosome 1, icAetTumi1.1, whole genome shotgun sequence genomic segment:
- the LOC109600530 gene encoding RNA-binding motif, single-stranded-interacting protein 2 isoform X2: MMAVRMDSNPGRKIYGKVTSSNGGGGGGVGGSRGGGASSYAAAGGAPKGGGAGGGCTTSAGVGACSQQQQGGSAMATQHQTSVGYHRGQWNNVGAGHQHPSAAAAAAATPQAPATFYRYSQVAAAQQQQQQNGPQQMGAYAAYTNSSYSNPREAATAATSPSNESSASSSNTGGGGNGTSQQTTSGGALGATGGGAMAQNANGSASTASSSTGGGGGGGAGGSEQLSKTNLYIRGLNPTTTDRDLVIMCQGYGNIISTKAILDKNTNKCKGYGFVDFESPTAAEAAVKALTAKSIQAQMAKQQEQDPTNLYIANLPTSYKEADLDTMLSKYGQVISTRILRDSSGFSKGVGFARMESKERCEQIIHAMNGSICGGGKEPLLVKFADGGNKKKVYKTNEGAKMWRDGTEAMSAVAYDASTLASNGVASQQVMLPQYHRYNQYTPQYTYVPYGMFPHVPLDETGYNIPAHLSQYKNDGPPPRAPIPYVMPTSETVSYTANMIPQLTAQLGAMTLNNQYMNPPYPFYPQIVHAVPVESEHTSNAASPEDPYQTYQGGPPPK, encoded by the exons ATGATGGCGGTACGGATGGACAGCAATCCCGGCAGGAAGATCTACGGGAAAGTGACG aGCAGTAACGGAGGAGGAGGAGGCGGAGTCGGCGGCTCGCGAGGCGGCGGCGCGTCTTCGTACGCGGCGGCGGGGGGCGCCCCCAAGGGCGGCGGCGCAGGCGGCGGTTGCACGACGTCCGCGGGCGTAGGCGCTTGCTCGCAGCAGCAGCAGGGCGGCAGCGCCATGGCCACACAACACCAGACGTCGGTCGGCTATCATCGCGGCCAGTGGAACAACGTGGGCGCCGGCCATCAGCATCCGTCGGCGGCGGCGGCTGCGGCCGCCACGCCTCAAGCGCCCGCCACCTTCTACAGGTACTCGCAGGTGGCGGCCGCTCAACAGCAACAGCAGCAAAACGGACCCCAGCAAATGGGCGCATACGCCGCCTACACCAACAGCTCG tacAGCAACCCGCGCGAGGCGGCGACGGCGGCCACGTCCCCATCGAACGAGAGCAGCGCGAGCAGCTCGAACACCGGAGGCGGCGGCAACGGTACGTCACAACAGACGACGTCGGGCGGTGCCCTGGGCGCCACCGGTGGCGGCGCCATGGCCCAGAACGCCAACGGATCCGCATCGACGGCGTCGTCGTCGACGGGTGGTGGAGGCGGCGGCGGCGCTGGAGGCTCCGAACAGCTCAGCAAAACGAACCTGTACATCAGGGGGTTGAACCCCACCACCACGGACAGGGACCTAGTGATCATGTGCCAAGG atacGGCAACATAATCTCCACCAAAGCAATTCTAGATAAAAACACTAACAAATGTAAAG GTTACGGATTCGTGGACTTCGAGAGTCCGACAGCGGCCGAGGCAGCTGTTAAGGCCCTGACGGCCAAAAGCATTCAGGCTCAAATGGCGAAA CAACAAGAACAGGACCCCACCAACTTATACATAGCCAATCTGCCCACGAGCTACAAGGAAGCTGATCTGGACACCATGCTATCCAAATATGGCCAAGTGATATCCACAAGGATCCTGCGCGATTCGTCTG GTTTCTCGAAGGGTGTGGGTTTTGCTCGTATGGAGAGCAAGGAGCGCTGCGAGCAAATAATCCACGCAATGAACGGCAGCATATGCGGTGGCGGCAAGGAGCCGTTACTCGTTAAATTCGCCGACGGCGGTAACAAGAAAAAGGTCTACAAGACGAACGAGGGGGCGAAGATGTGGCGCGACGGGACTGAAGCCATGTCGGCTGTCGCCTACGACGCCAGTACTCTCGCCTCTAACGGCGTCGCCTCGCAACAAGTAATGTTGCCGCAATATCATCGATACAATCAG TACACGCCGCAGTACACGTACGTACCGTACGGCATGTTCCCGCACGTGCCGCTGGACGAGACCGGCTACAACATACCGGCGCACCTCTCGCAATACAAAAACGACGGACCGCCTCCACGTGCACCCATTCCCTACGTCATGCCGACGTCGGAGACCGTCTCCTACACGGCCAACATGATACCTCAG CTGACGGCACAGTTGGGTGCGATGACGCTGAACAACCAGTACATGAACCCGCCGTACCCGTTCTATCCACAGATCGTGCACGCCGTGCCCGTCGAGTCGGAGCACACGTCGAACGCGGCCAGTCCCGAGGACCCGTACCAGACGTACCAGGGCGGGCCGCCGCCCAAGTAG
- the LOC109600530 gene encoding RNA-binding motif, single-stranded-interacting protein 2 isoform X1: protein MMAVRMDSNPGRKIYGKVTSSNGGGGGGVGGSRGGGASSYAAAGGAPKGGGAGGGCTTSAGVGACSQQQQGGSAMATQHQTSVGYHRGQWNNVGAGHQHPSAAAAAAATPQAPATFYRYSQVAAAQQQQQQNGPQQMGAYAAYTNSSYSNPREAATAATSPSNESSASSSNTGGGGNGTSQQTTSGGALGATGGGAMAQNANGSASTASSSTGGGGGGGAGGSEQLSKTNLYIRGLNPTTTDRDLVIMCQGYGNIISTKAILDKNTNKCKGYGFVDFESPTAAEAAVKALTAKSIQAQMAKVGIWVHRRAATQQEQDPTNLYIANLPTSYKEADLDTMLSKYGQVISTRILRDSSGFSKGVGFARMESKERCEQIIHAMNGSICGGGKEPLLVKFADGGNKKKVYKTNEGAKMWRDGTEAMSAVAYDASTLASNGVASQQVMLPQYHRYNQYTPQYTYVPYGMFPHVPLDETGYNIPAHLSQYKNDGPPPRAPIPYVMPTSETVSYTANMIPQLTAQLGAMTLNNQYMNPPYPFYPQIVHAVPVESEHTSNAASPEDPYQTYQGGPPPK, encoded by the exons ATGATGGCGGTACGGATGGACAGCAATCCCGGCAGGAAGATCTACGGGAAAGTGACG aGCAGTAACGGAGGAGGAGGAGGCGGAGTCGGCGGCTCGCGAGGCGGCGGCGCGTCTTCGTACGCGGCGGCGGGGGGCGCCCCCAAGGGCGGCGGCGCAGGCGGCGGTTGCACGACGTCCGCGGGCGTAGGCGCTTGCTCGCAGCAGCAGCAGGGCGGCAGCGCCATGGCCACACAACACCAGACGTCGGTCGGCTATCATCGCGGCCAGTGGAACAACGTGGGCGCCGGCCATCAGCATCCGTCGGCGGCGGCGGCTGCGGCCGCCACGCCTCAAGCGCCCGCCACCTTCTACAGGTACTCGCAGGTGGCGGCCGCTCAACAGCAACAGCAGCAAAACGGACCCCAGCAAATGGGCGCATACGCCGCCTACACCAACAGCTCG tacAGCAACCCGCGCGAGGCGGCGACGGCGGCCACGTCCCCATCGAACGAGAGCAGCGCGAGCAGCTCGAACACCGGAGGCGGCGGCAACGGTACGTCACAACAGACGACGTCGGGCGGTGCCCTGGGCGCCACCGGTGGCGGCGCCATGGCCCAGAACGCCAACGGATCCGCATCGACGGCGTCGTCGTCGACGGGTGGTGGAGGCGGCGGCGGCGCTGGAGGCTCCGAACAGCTCAGCAAAACGAACCTGTACATCAGGGGGTTGAACCCCACCACCACGGACAGGGACCTAGTGATCATGTGCCAAGG atacGGCAACATAATCTCCACCAAAGCAATTCTAGATAAAAACACTAACAAATGTAAAG GTTACGGATTCGTGGACTTCGAGAGTCCGACAGCGGCCGAGGCAGCTGTTAAGGCCCTGACGGCCAAAAGCATTCAGGCTCAAATGGCGAAAGTGGGTATCTGGGTACACCGTAGAGCAGCCACT CAACAAGAACAGGACCCCACCAACTTATACATAGCCAATCTGCCCACGAGCTACAAGGAAGCTGATCTGGACACCATGCTATCCAAATATGGCCAAGTGATATCCACAAGGATCCTGCGCGATTCGTCTG GTTTCTCGAAGGGTGTGGGTTTTGCTCGTATGGAGAGCAAGGAGCGCTGCGAGCAAATAATCCACGCAATGAACGGCAGCATATGCGGTGGCGGCAAGGAGCCGTTACTCGTTAAATTCGCCGACGGCGGTAACAAGAAAAAGGTCTACAAGACGAACGAGGGGGCGAAGATGTGGCGCGACGGGACTGAAGCCATGTCGGCTGTCGCCTACGACGCCAGTACTCTCGCCTCTAACGGCGTCGCCTCGCAACAAGTAATGTTGCCGCAATATCATCGATACAATCAG TACACGCCGCAGTACACGTACGTACCGTACGGCATGTTCCCGCACGTGCCGCTGGACGAGACCGGCTACAACATACCGGCGCACCTCTCGCAATACAAAAACGACGGACCGCCTCCACGTGCACCCATTCCCTACGTCATGCCGACGTCGGAGACCGTCTCCTACACGGCCAACATGATACCTCAG CTGACGGCACAGTTGGGTGCGATGACGCTGAACAACCAGTACATGAACCCGCCGTACCCGTTCTATCCACAGATCGTGCACGCCGTGCCCGTCGAGTCGGAGCACACGTCGAACGCGGCCAGTCCCGAGGACCCGTACCAGACGTACCAGGGCGGGCCGCCGCCCAAGTAG
- the LOC109600530 gene encoding protein alan shepard isoform X4, with product MATQHQTSVGYHRGQWNNVGAGHQHPSAAAAAAATPQAPATFYRYSQVAAAQQQQQQNGPQQMGAYAAYTNSSYSNPREAATAATSPSNESSASSSNTGGGGNGTSQQTTSGGALGATGGGAMAQNANGSASTASSSTGGGGGGGAGGSEQLSKTNLYIRGLNPTTTDRDLVIMCQGYGNIISTKAILDKNTNKCKGYGFVDFESPTAAEAAVKALTAKSIQAQMAKVGIWVHRRAATQQEQDPTNLYIANLPTSYKEADLDTMLSKYGQVISTRILRDSSGFSKGVGFARMESKERCEQIIHAMNGSICGGGKEPLLVKFADGGNKKKVYKTNEGAKMWRDGTEAMSAVAYDASTLASNGVASQQVMLPQYHRYNQYTPQYTYVPYGMFPHVPLDETGYNIPAHLSQYKNDGPPPRAPIPYVMPTSETVSYTANMIPQLTAQLGAMTLNNQYMNPPYPFYPQIVHAVPVESEHTSNAASPEDPYQTYQGGPPPK from the exons ATGGCCACACAACACCAGACGTCGGTCGGCTATCATCGCGGCCAGTGGAACAACGTGGGCGCCGGCCATCAGCATCCGTCGGCGGCGGCGGCTGCGGCCGCCACGCCTCAAGCGCCCGCCACCTTCTACAGGTACTCGCAGGTGGCGGCCGCTCAACAGCAACAGCAGCAAAACGGACCCCAGCAAATGGGCGCATACGCCGCCTACACCAACAGCTCG tacAGCAACCCGCGCGAGGCGGCGACGGCGGCCACGTCCCCATCGAACGAGAGCAGCGCGAGCAGCTCGAACACCGGAGGCGGCGGCAACGGTACGTCACAACAGACGACGTCGGGCGGTGCCCTGGGCGCCACCGGTGGCGGCGCCATGGCCCAGAACGCCAACGGATCCGCATCGACGGCGTCGTCGTCGACGGGTGGTGGAGGCGGCGGCGGCGCTGGAGGCTCCGAACAGCTCAGCAAAACGAACCTGTACATCAGGGGGTTGAACCCCACCACCACGGACAGGGACCTAGTGATCATGTGCCAAGG atacGGCAACATAATCTCCACCAAAGCAATTCTAGATAAAAACACTAACAAATGTAAAG GTTACGGATTCGTGGACTTCGAGAGTCCGACAGCGGCCGAGGCAGCTGTTAAGGCCCTGACGGCCAAAAGCATTCAGGCTCAAATGGCGAAAGTGGGTATCTGGGTACACCGTAGAGCAGCCACT CAACAAGAACAGGACCCCACCAACTTATACATAGCCAATCTGCCCACGAGCTACAAGGAAGCTGATCTGGACACCATGCTATCCAAATATGGCCAAGTGATATCCACAAGGATCCTGCGCGATTCGTCTG GTTTCTCGAAGGGTGTGGGTTTTGCTCGTATGGAGAGCAAGGAGCGCTGCGAGCAAATAATCCACGCAATGAACGGCAGCATATGCGGTGGCGGCAAGGAGCCGTTACTCGTTAAATTCGCCGACGGCGGTAACAAGAAAAAGGTCTACAAGACGAACGAGGGGGCGAAGATGTGGCGCGACGGGACTGAAGCCATGTCGGCTGTCGCCTACGACGCCAGTACTCTCGCCTCTAACGGCGTCGCCTCGCAACAAGTAATGTTGCCGCAATATCATCGATACAATCAG TACACGCCGCAGTACACGTACGTACCGTACGGCATGTTCCCGCACGTGCCGCTGGACGAGACCGGCTACAACATACCGGCGCACCTCTCGCAATACAAAAACGACGGACCGCCTCCACGTGCACCCATTCCCTACGTCATGCCGACGTCGGAGACCGTCTCCTACACGGCCAACATGATACCTCAG CTGACGGCACAGTTGGGTGCGATGACGCTGAACAACCAGTACATGAACCCGCCGTACCCGTTCTATCCACAGATCGTGCACGCCGTGCCCGTCGAGTCGGAGCACACGTCGAACGCGGCCAGTCCCGAGGACCCGTACCAGACGTACCAGGGCGGGCCGCCGCCCAAGTAG
- the LOC109600530 gene encoding RNA-binding motif, single-stranded-interacting protein 2 isoform X3 has translation MLMCFESSNGGGGGGVGGSRGGGASSYAAAGGAPKGGGAGGGCTTSAGVGACSQQQQGGSAMATQHQTSVGYHRGQWNNVGAGHQHPSAAAAAAATPQAPATFYRYSQVAAAQQQQQQNGPQQMGAYAAYTNSSYSNPREAATAATSPSNESSASSSNTGGGGNGTSQQTTSGGALGATGGGAMAQNANGSASTASSSTGGGGGGGAGGSEQLSKTNLYIRGLNPTTTDRDLVIMCQGYGNIISTKAILDKNTNKCKGYGFVDFESPTAAEAAVKALTAKSIQAQMAKVGIWVHRRAATQQEQDPTNLYIANLPTSYKEADLDTMLSKYGQVISTRILRDSSGFSKGVGFARMESKERCEQIIHAMNGSICGGGKEPLLVKFADGGNKKKVYKTNEGAKMWRDGTEAMSAVAYDASTLASNGVASQQVMLPQYHRYNQYTPQYTYVPYGMFPHVPLDETGYNIPAHLSQYKNDGPPPRAPIPYVMPTSETVSYTANMIPQLTAQLGAMTLNNQYMNPPYPFYPQIVHAVPVESEHTSNAASPEDPYQTYQGGPPPK, from the exons ATGTTGATGTGCTTTGAG aGCAGTAACGGAGGAGGAGGAGGCGGAGTCGGCGGCTCGCGAGGCGGCGGCGCGTCTTCGTACGCGGCGGCGGGGGGCGCCCCCAAGGGCGGCGGCGCAGGCGGCGGTTGCACGACGTCCGCGGGCGTAGGCGCTTGCTCGCAGCAGCAGCAGGGCGGCAGCGCCATGGCCACACAACACCAGACGTCGGTCGGCTATCATCGCGGCCAGTGGAACAACGTGGGCGCCGGCCATCAGCATCCGTCGGCGGCGGCGGCTGCGGCCGCCACGCCTCAAGCGCCCGCCACCTTCTACAGGTACTCGCAGGTGGCGGCCGCTCAACAGCAACAGCAGCAAAACGGACCCCAGCAAATGGGCGCATACGCCGCCTACACCAACAGCTCG tacAGCAACCCGCGCGAGGCGGCGACGGCGGCCACGTCCCCATCGAACGAGAGCAGCGCGAGCAGCTCGAACACCGGAGGCGGCGGCAACGGTACGTCACAACAGACGACGTCGGGCGGTGCCCTGGGCGCCACCGGTGGCGGCGCCATGGCCCAGAACGCCAACGGATCCGCATCGACGGCGTCGTCGTCGACGGGTGGTGGAGGCGGCGGCGGCGCTGGAGGCTCCGAACAGCTCAGCAAAACGAACCTGTACATCAGGGGGTTGAACCCCACCACCACGGACAGGGACCTAGTGATCATGTGCCAAGG atacGGCAACATAATCTCCACCAAAGCAATTCTAGATAAAAACACTAACAAATGTAAAG GTTACGGATTCGTGGACTTCGAGAGTCCGACAGCGGCCGAGGCAGCTGTTAAGGCCCTGACGGCCAAAAGCATTCAGGCTCAAATGGCGAAAGTGGGTATCTGGGTACACCGTAGAGCAGCCACT CAACAAGAACAGGACCCCACCAACTTATACATAGCCAATCTGCCCACGAGCTACAAGGAAGCTGATCTGGACACCATGCTATCCAAATATGGCCAAGTGATATCCACAAGGATCCTGCGCGATTCGTCTG GTTTCTCGAAGGGTGTGGGTTTTGCTCGTATGGAGAGCAAGGAGCGCTGCGAGCAAATAATCCACGCAATGAACGGCAGCATATGCGGTGGCGGCAAGGAGCCGTTACTCGTTAAATTCGCCGACGGCGGTAACAAGAAAAAGGTCTACAAGACGAACGAGGGGGCGAAGATGTGGCGCGACGGGACTGAAGCCATGTCGGCTGTCGCCTACGACGCCAGTACTCTCGCCTCTAACGGCGTCGCCTCGCAACAAGTAATGTTGCCGCAATATCATCGATACAATCAG TACACGCCGCAGTACACGTACGTACCGTACGGCATGTTCCCGCACGTGCCGCTGGACGAGACCGGCTACAACATACCGGCGCACCTCTCGCAATACAAAAACGACGGACCGCCTCCACGTGCACCCATTCCCTACGTCATGCCGACGTCGGAGACCGTCTCCTACACGGCCAACATGATACCTCAG CTGACGGCACAGTTGGGTGCGATGACGCTGAACAACCAGTACATGAACCCGCCGTACCCGTTCTATCCACAGATCGTGCACGCCGTGCCCGTCGAGTCGGAGCACACGTCGAACGCGGCCAGTCCCGAGGACCCGTACCAGACGTACCAGGGCGGGCCGCCGCCCAAGTAG